The segment TTCTTTAATATCTTCGGAAAGTAATTTTTTTAGTAAATCATCTTCAGATTTATCTACCGAACGTTTAGCTGTTCCTTTTATAGGCTGTGATGTGATTTTAGGACCTTCCTTTTTGATGTACCGCTCAGGAGTTGCCGATAGCAAATACTTATCATAAACTCTTAAAAAGGTGGCAAAAGGTGGTTTTGAAATTTCATTAAGTCTGATATATGTTTCTAAGGGTGAAATTTTAGAATTCTCAGCATAAAACTCTTGACAAAAATTCGCTTCATAAATATCCCCTCTATGAATATGGTCAAGCATTTCATTCACTTTCTCGAAGTATTCATCTTTATGAATTCTGAGTTTTATTTTAATATTATTTCCCTCGGTAGTATGCTCATCTTTTAATGTTATGTTAGGGGCAGTCATCACTTTTAAGTCTGACTCAAGCTCATCCTCAACCAAATTCAGATAATGAGTTTCTAGCGTGTTTCCTTTTAAAAAAAAGAGTTTTTTTGGTTGAAAAAAGAACAAGTCAGGAAATTGCAAACCATCATAATTATCTGACTTTAAATCCTCGATATCATTTTTTAAATCATAAGACAGATAACCAAAAATCCAATCATTGGTCGCAGATTGGTATTCTTTTAACTGATTGAAGGCATCGTAATAATCTGTTTGAAACATGGTTAGTGCTTCAACTGCTAGCACCGCATCGTATGATGTATAAAATGTATCATAATCATTACTATCCAACCATACCACCTCTTCAAACTGCTGACTCCATTTTAGGAGTTCCATTTTGAAGGTTTCTGGATTAGAAATATGCTGGGATCTTATGTGTCTCAATACGTCAACTAATGAATGACAAAGAACCGAATTAAACCTGTGATTAACAAGTATGATTTTCTGCACTAAAAAAATTACCTTTGCAGTATGGAACAACAGATCACTTTTCAGGATTTAAACCTAAACACACCTCTC is part of the Formosa sp. Hel1_31_208 genome and harbors:
- a CDS encoding anthranilate synthase component I family protein codes for the protein MELLKWSQQFEEVVWLDSNDYDTFYTSYDAVLAVEALTMFQTDYYDAFNQLKEYQSATNDWIFGYLSYDLKNDIEDLKSDNYDGLQFPDLFFFQPKKLFFLKGNTLETHYLNLVEDELESDLKVMTAPNITLKDEHTTEGNNIKIKLRIHKDEYFEKVNEMLDHIHRGDIYEANFCQEFYAENSKISPLETYIRLNEISKPPFATFLRVYDKYLLSATPERYIKKEGPKITSQPIKGTAKRSVDKSEDDLLKKLLSEDIKERSENVMIVDLVRNDLSKTATKGSVKVEELCKVYTFDQVHQMISTVCSKVDKHTHPVDIIKTTFPMGSMTGAPKISAMNIIEDLEETKRGLYSGAVGYFTPEGDFDFNVVIRSILYNATNAYISYSVGSAITAKSNPFKEYEECLVKAKAMRDVLEH